In a single window of the Desulfovibrio mangrovi genome:
- the lepA gene encoding translation elongation factor 4 — translation MAKQAHIRNFSIIAHIDHGKSTLADRILDITGLVQARDKKEQYLDRMEIERERGITIKAQAVRIPYKAKDGNNYILNLIDTPGHVDFGYEVSRSLAACEGALLVVDASQGVEAQTLANVYLALDHDLEVIPVLNKIDLASAEPDRVKAEIEEVIGLDTTDALGVSAKTGLNVEQVLEAIVERLPAPEGDPNAPLKALIFDSWYDSYQGVIIMFRVVDGTLKKGDKIRLMATGKEYEVTKLGAFSPEMIEMKSLTAGEVGYLCATIKELGDAKVGDTVTLVSNPASEPVPGFKVVKPMVFCGLYPSDANEYEPLKYALEKLQLNDASFSYEAETSQALGFGFRCGFLGLLHMEIIQERLEREFDVDLIATAPSVIYKIKTVDGKKMDIDSPAKLPDPTKIETLYEPFVRCEIHVPDEYVGNVLKLCEEKRGIQKDLKYLTSSRVIITYELPFAEIVYDFFDKLKSYTRGYASMDYEIIDYRDSNLVKLDMLINGEPVDALSIIVHRDKAQYHGRAVALKLKNTIPRQMFEVVIQAAIGTKVIARERNAPMRKNVTAKCYGGDITRKRKLLEKQKEGKKRMKRMGNVELPQEAFLAALKVGED, via the coding sequence ATGGCGAAACAGGCACATATCAGAAATTTCAGCATCATCGCGCACATTGACCACGGCAAGTCCACGCTGGCCGACCGTATCCTTGACATCACCGGTCTTGTTCAAGCCCGTGACAAGAAGGAACAGTACCTCGACCGCATGGAAATCGAGCGCGAACGCGGCATCACCATCAAGGCTCAGGCTGTCCGTATTCCCTACAAGGCGAAGGACGGCAACAACTACATCCTGAACCTCATCGATACTCCCGGCCACGTTGACTTCGGCTACGAGGTTTCCCGCTCCCTTGCCGCGTGCGAAGGCGCGCTGCTGGTCGTGGACGCCTCGCAGGGTGTGGAAGCCCAAACCCTTGCGAACGTCTATCTTGCGCTGGACCATGACCTTGAGGTCATTCCCGTTCTGAACAAGATCGATCTTGCCAGTGCGGAGCCCGATCGCGTGAAGGCGGAAATCGAGGAAGTCATCGGCCTTGATACCACCGATGCGCTGGGCGTGAGCGCCAAGACCGGCCTGAACGTGGAACAGGTGCTCGAAGCCATCGTGGAACGCCTGCCCGCCCCTGAAGGTGACCCCAATGCGCCTCTCAAGGCGCTGATCTTCGACTCCTGGTACGATTCCTATCAGGGCGTCATCATCATGTTCCGCGTGGTGGACGGCACTCTGAAGAAGGGTGACAAGATTCGCCTGATGGCCACCGGCAAGGAATACGAAGTAACCAAGCTCGGCGCATTCAGCCCCGAGATGATCGAAATGAAGAGCCTCACCGCCGGTGAGGTAGGCTACCTGTGTGCCACCATCAAGGAACTGGGCGATGCCAAGGTGGGTGATACCGTAACACTGGTATCCAACCCCGCCAGCGAGCCTGTTCCCGGGTTCAAGGTGGTCAAGCCCATGGTGTTCTGCGGGCTTTACCCCTCGGACGCCAACGAGTACGAGCCGCTCAAGTATGCGCTGGAAAAGCTGCAGCTCAACGACGCTTCCTTCTCCTACGAGGCGGAAACTTCGCAGGCGCTGGGCTTCGGCTTCCGCTGCGGTTTCCTCGGCTTGCTGCATATGGAAATCATCCAGGAACGTCTTGAGCGCGAGTTCGACGTGGATCTCATCGCCACTGCTCCTTCGGTTATCTACAAGATCAAGACCGTGGACGGAAAGAAGATGGATATCGACAGCCCCGCCAAGCTGCCGGATCCCACCAAGATCGAGACGCTGTACGAGCCCTTTGTACGCTGTGAAATTCACGTACCCGACGAGTATGTGGGCAACGTGCTCAAGCTGTGCGAAGAGAAGCGCGGCATCCAGAAGGACCTGAAGTATCTCACGTCCAGCCGTGTCATCATCACCTACGAACTGCCCTTTGCGGAAATCGTGTATGACTTCTTTGACAAGCTGAAGTCCTACACCCGCGGGTATGCTTCCATGGACTATGAAATCATCGACTACCGCGACTCCAATCTGGTGAAGCTCGACATGCTCATCAACGGCGAACCGGTGGACGCGCTCTCCATCATCGTGCACCGCGACAAGGCCCAGTATCATGGCCGCGCTGTGGCGCTGAAGCTGAAGAACACCATTCCCCGCCAGATGTTCGAGGTGGTCATTCAGGCCGCCATCGGCACCAAGGTCATTGCCCGCGAACGCAATGCGCCCATGCGCAAGAACGTGACCGCCAAGTGTTACGGCGGCGACATCACGCGTAAGCGCAAACTTCTGGAAAAGCAGAAGGAAGGCAAGAAGCGCATGAAGCGCATGGGCAACGTTGAGTTGCCGCAGGAAGCCTTCCTGGCCGCACTGAAGGTAGGCGAAGACTAG
- a CDS encoding CBS and ACT domain-containing protein, with the protein MLIRDWMTKEVLTVTPDTSMMKASKILKEHDISRLPVVDAKNRVVGIVSDRDIKEASPSKATSLDVHELYYLLSEIKVKDIMTVDPVCAKPLDTVENAAVTMIGKKIGGMPVVDDDGILQGIITDSDIFEVLITITGVRYGGVQFAFELPNTPGTLKPIVDTLREHNARIISILTSMEGPDKNKESRVVNIRIMPMDRTAENKIIEELKSRHKMLFWARDHVHALT; encoded by the coding sequence ATGCTTATTCGCGACTGGATGACCAAGGAAGTACTTACCGTCACCCCCGACACGTCCATGATGAAGGCCTCCAAGATTCTCAAGGAGCACGACATCAGCAGACTGCCCGTGGTGGACGCCAAGAATCGCGTTGTCGGCATCGTCTCCGACCGCGACATCAAGGAAGCTTCCCCCTCCAAGGCCACGAGCCTTGACGTGCACGAGCTGTACTATCTTCTCTCCGAGATCAAGGTGAAGGATATCATGACCGTTGATCCGGTGTGCGCCAAGCCGCTGGACACAGTGGAAAACGCTGCCGTCACCATGATCGGCAAGAAGATCGGCGGCATGCCCGTGGTCGATGATGACGGCATTCTGCAAGGTATTATCACGGACAGCGACATCTTCGAAGTGCTCATCACCATCACCGGCGTCCGCTACGGCGGTGTGCAGTTCGCCTTTGAACTGCCCAACACCCCGGGCACGCTGAAGCCCATCGTAGACACGCTGCGCGAACACAACGCCCGCATCATCTCCATCCTGACCTCCATGGAAGGGCCGGACAAGAACAAGGAAAGCCGCGTTGTGAACATCCGCATCATGCCCATGGACCGTACGGCAGAAAACAAGATCATCGAGGAGCTCAAGTCCAGGCACAAGATGCTGTTCTGGGCCCGCGACCACGTCCACGCGCTTACGTAA
- the lepB gene encoding signal peptidase I, which produces MSELNQKSGFAEYFEALFIAILLALFIRSFLVQAFTIPSGSMLQTLQIGDYLLVNKFTYGIRFPFVVKETNPSGGSWWSRHSVVLGPELVHMNDPERGDVVVFEYPKDPSIHYIKRVIGVPGDTVEVRDKVLYLNGEKQDEPYVQYVRTFPGPGDNFGPIVVPEGKYFCMGDNRDESYDSRFWGFVDRSAVVGKALVLYWSMDGISSIRWNRIGRSVHDL; this is translated from the coding sequence ATGTCCGAATTGAATCAGAAGAGTGGATTTGCCGAATACTTTGAAGCGCTGTTCATTGCCATTCTGCTGGCCTTGTTCATCCGTTCCTTCCTTGTGCAGGCTTTTACCATACCGTCCGGTTCCATGCTGCAGACCCTGCAGATCGGTGATTACCTGCTGGTGAACAAGTTCACCTACGGCATTCGTTTCCCCTTTGTGGTGAAGGAAACCAATCCCTCCGGCGGTTCATGGTGGTCCCGCCATTCCGTGGTGCTCGGACCCGAGCTTGTGCACATGAATGATCCCGAACGGGGCGATGTTGTCGTATTCGAGTATCCCAAGGATCCTTCCATCCACTATATCAAGCGCGTTATCGGCGTGCCCGGTGATACGGTGGAAGTGCGCGACAAGGTGTTGTACCTGAACGGCGAGAAGCAGGACGAACCCTATGTGCAGTATGTGCGCACCTTCCCCGGCCCCGGTGATAACTTCGGTCCCATTGTGGTGCCGGAAGGCAAGTACTTCTGCATGGGCGACAACCGTGACGAGTCCTACGATTCCCGTTTCTGGGGCTTTGTGGACCGCTCCGCCGTTGTGGGCAAGGCGCTGGTTCTCTACTGGTCCATGGATGGTATCAGCTCCATCCGTTGGAACCGTATCGGCCGCTCCGTGCACGACCTGTAG
- a CDS encoding TusE/DsrC/DsvC family sulfur relay protein → MAEVSFKGKTFEVDEDGFLLRFEEWSPEWVEFVKESEGIAEITEDHQKILDFLQDYYKKNGIAPMVRILSKNTGFKLKQVYELFPSGPGKGACKMAGLPKPTGCV, encoded by the coding sequence ATGGCTGAAGTTTCTTTTAAGGGTAAGACTTTTGAGGTTGATGAAGACGGCTTCCTGCTTCGCTTCGAAGAATGGTCCCCTGAGTGGGTTGAGTTCGTAAAGGAATCCGAAGGTATCGCTGAGATCACCGAAGACCACCAGAAGATTCTGGACTTCCTGCAGGACTACTACAAGAAGAACGGCATCGCTCCCATGGTTCGTATTCTTTCCAAGAACACCGGCTTCAAGCTGAAGCAGGTTTACGAACTGTTCCCCTCCGGCCCCGGCAAGGGCGCTTGTAAGATGGCCGGTCTGCCCAAGCCCACTGGCTGCGTTTAG
- a CDS encoding radical SAM/SPASM family putative metalloenzyme maturase — protein MSNDYPARLYVEVTTRCNLRCSMCVKQTEGCGIAEADMPFEVFSRLASCLPHAEAVLLNGVGEPLLHPQLPEMVRFARQHMVPDAMLGFQSNGLPLTPQLAERLLAAGLSTVCLSVDSIASAEMETLHGGGQTMSLGRSFAMLREARQRTGNDRFRIGAEFVIMRRNLHELPQVVRWASEQGAAYMLASHVLPYDERAVAESVFTQDSPEVLAFFGEWRDKAAALGLDLDRYYSLFRKFHRSEDEKRLVAFVQEMQQAASAQGISLHLKRLIEQSGAIPLAEVEAVFAEARAVAEECCLELHLPTAAARKERRCDFVEDGAVFITPDGGAHPCYFLWHRYSCHLDGQKKTVRPERFGSVAFSSLEAIWRSPEYASFRKDVCAYEYPDCSSCTMGPCDDMTGEMGPFEHDCHGITVPCGHCPWCLGGLQCLL, from the coding sequence GTGTCGAACGACTATCCTGCCCGCCTGTATGTTGAGGTGACAACCCGTTGCAATCTGCGTTGCAGCATGTGCGTGAAACAGACGGAAGGCTGCGGCATTGCCGAGGCCGATATGCCGTTCGAGGTTTTTTCAAGGCTGGCCTCGTGCCTGCCCCATGCCGAGGCGGTGTTGCTGAATGGCGTGGGAGAGCCGCTGTTGCACCCGCAACTGCCGGAGATGGTCCGTTTTGCACGACAGCATATGGTACCGGATGCCATGCTGGGGTTCCAGTCCAACGGGTTGCCGCTGACTCCGCAGCTTGCGGAACGGTTGCTGGCGGCAGGCCTTTCCACAGTCTGCCTTTCCGTGGATTCCATCGCCTCCGCAGAAATGGAGACACTGCACGGCGGCGGGCAGACCATGAGTCTTGGCCGCTCTTTCGCCATGCTGCGTGAGGCGCGCCAGCGCACCGGAAACGACCGTTTCCGCATCGGGGCCGAGTTCGTCATCATGCGGCGCAATCTGCATGAACTGCCACAGGTCGTCCGCTGGGCATCGGAACAGGGCGCGGCCTATATGCTGGCCAGCCATGTATTGCCCTATGACGAGCGGGCCGTTGCCGAATCCGTGTTTACGCAGGATTCGCCGGAGGTGCTCGCCTTTTTCGGGGAATGGCGCGACAAGGCCGCTGCCTTGGGGCTTGATCTAGACCGTTACTATTCCCTGTTCCGTAAATTTCACCGCAGCGAGGACGAAAAGCGGCTGGTGGCCTTTGTGCAGGAGATGCAGCAGGCGGCCAGCGCGCAGGGCATTTCGCTGCACCTCAAGCGGCTCATCGAGCAGTCCGGGGCTATCCCCCTTGCCGAGGTGGAGGCCGTCTTCGCCGAGGCGCGAGCAGTGGCGGAGGAATGCTGTCTGGAACTGCACCTGCCCACGGCTGCGGCCCGCAAGGAGCGCCGCTGCGACTTTGTGGAGGATGGGGCCGTGTTCATTACGCCCGATGGCGGGGCGCATCCCTGCTATTTTCTCTGGCACCGCTATTCCTGCCATCTGGACGGACAGAAGAAGACCGTGCGGCCGGAACGCTTCGGCAGTGTGGCGTTCTCCTCACTGGAAGCGATCTGGCGTTCGCCGGAGTATGCCTCGTTCCGGAAAGACGTGTGTGCCTATGAGTATCCCGACTGTTCTTCGTGCACCATGGGACCGTGTGATGACATGACCGGTGAGATGGGGCCCTTTGAGCATGATTGCCACGGCATTACGGTTCCTTGCGGGCATTGTCCGTGGTGTCTTGGCGGATTGCAGTGTCTTCTTTAA
- a CDS encoding sulfite exporter TauE/SafE family protein codes for MFTTLILYLALGAVAGILAGLLGIGGGLVIVPMLHFAFQWQGLPVEHLMHMALGTSLATIIMTSVASYRAHDKLGAVRWDIFRSITPGIIVGTLIGSWLAARMSTGILKAVFVCFLYYVGTQMLMGIKPKPTRDIPGTAGIFGTGSIIGCVSSIVGIGGGTLTVPFMTWCNVQMHVAIGTASAIGLPIALAGTLGYVMNGWGVAGLPDWTVGFVYIPALLGIIAASVLTAPFGAKLAHSLPVSKLKRIFAILLYVVATKMLLSLF; via the coding sequence ATGTTCACCACTCTTATTCTTTACCTGGCCCTTGGCGCTGTTGCCGGTATTCTTGCCGGACTGCTTGGCATAGGTGGCGGCCTTGTCATTGTGCCCATGCTGCATTTTGCTTTCCAGTGGCAGGGGCTGCCCGTTGAGCACCTGATGCACATGGCTCTCGGCACCTCGCTGGCCACCATCATCATGACATCCGTTGCCAGCTACCGGGCCCATGACAAGTTGGGCGCCGTGCGCTGGGACATCTTCCGCAGCATTACTCCCGGAATCATCGTGGGCACCTTGATCGGTTCGTGGCTTGCCGCACGCATGTCTACCGGCATTCTCAAGGCCGTGTTCGTGTGTTTCCTGTATTACGTGGGAACGCAGATGCTCATGGGCATCAAGCCAAAGCCGACCCGTGATATTCCCGGCACTGCAGGCATTTTCGGAACCGGCAGCATAATCGGCTGCGTCTCCAGTATCGTTGGTATTGGTGGCGGCACATTGACCGTTCCCTTCATGACCTGGTGCAATGTGCAGATGCATGTGGCCATCGGAACCGCCTCGGCCATAGGTTTGCCCATCGCATTGGCCGGAACCCTGGGATACGTCATGAACGGTTGGGGTGTTGCCGGTCTGCCTGACTGGACCGTGGGGTTTGTCTACATTCCGGCCCTGCTCGGCATCATCGCCGCCAGTGTGCTGACCGCTCCCTTCGGTGCAAAGCTGGCGCATAGCCTGCCGGTATCCAAGCTCAAGCGCATTTTTGCCATCCTGCTCTACGTGGTGGCCACCAAGATGCTGTTGAGCCTTTTCTAG
- a CDS encoding FadR/GntR family transcriptional regulator, giving the protein MKSEAVENKTTRRVRLHEEIVAQIRELIAQGELKSGDKLPAERRLAEIFRVSRHSVREAIRSLEQQQIVTSRLGDGTYVLEKKEEQVIEPLATALERCRGKLAEVLELRKLIEPQIASLAARNVTDDELIGLRAQLDRQIAEIQLGNTGSEADCEFHKLIAAATGNSVLLEMVTRIHDLVAESRDFTLQNDHRRDWAIETHERILKALVDRDPEAAYREMYDHIAYVEQLALKELGQ; this is encoded by the coding sequence ATGAAGTCGGAAGCAGTGGAAAACAAAACAACGCGCCGGGTGCGCCTGCATGAAGAGATTGTCGCCCAGATTCGCGAACTGATAGCGCAGGGCGAACTGAAGTCCGGTGACAAGTTGCCTGCGGAGCGCAGGCTTGCAGAGATATTTCGCGTTTCGCGTCATTCCGTGCGCGAAGCCATCCGGTCGTTGGAGCAGCAGCAGATTGTGACCAGCCGCCTGGGCGACGGGACCTATGTTCTGGAGAAGAAGGAAGAACAGGTCATTGAGCCGTTGGCAACCGCTCTGGAGCGTTGCCGCGGCAAGCTTGCCGAGGTGCTTGAACTGCGTAAGCTCATTGAGCCGCAGATCGCCTCGCTGGCGGCGCGCAACGTCACGGATGACGAGCTGATCGGGCTCAGGGCTCAGCTGGACAGGCAGATTGCCGAGATTCAGCTCGGGAATACCGGCTCTGAAGCGGACTGCGAATTCCATAAGCTTATTGCGGCAGCCACGGGCAACAGCGTGCTGTTGGAGATGGTTACCCGCATCCACGACCTCGTTGCGGAGAGCAGAGACTTCACGTTGCAGAATGATCACAGACGCGACTGGGCCATAGAAACCCATGAGCGCATTCTCAAGGCCTTGGTGGACCGTGATCCGGAAGCCGCCTACCGGGAAATGTATGATCATATTGCCTACGTGGAGCAGTTGGCGCTGAAGGAGCTGGGCCAGTAG
- a CDS encoding efflux RND transporter periplasmic adaptor subunit: MRISLSRRQLIIPAVAAGILCLVVLIKTARKPERVEVAERTTTVRVMKAPQLAVIPRVIGYGHIQAGQEWQAVTEVSGQIVEINPYFKKGALLAKGDMLVRIDPAKRLTARQASTADVNNLLAQLRELEQTERDTKHSYEVEKKSLDLYRKEYERMKHLMASGTIARSEMESTERQLLTQENKVQSYRTTLNGIPAQRQALLASISASRSRLEEAEIDLAKTYIRAPFDCRITEVSVEKGQAVNSGQTIAKADSIGLSEAVAQMPMYMFRYVVPRGGNPIAQGEKLTTETFQRFLSLDALVRIELGSDTVSWKGRVTRMNDSIDPNTRTVGVYVAVDDSYIKAEPGKRPPLLPNMFCEVELRGHPIDPAVAIPRSALHGDTVYVMNADNRLELRKVTVDFPQGHIVVLRSGLAEGETIVLTDVIPAMENMLLNPVTDEQAIETITREALGEGSVR; this comes from the coding sequence ATGCGCATATCCTTATCCAGAAGACAGCTCATCATTCCTGCCGTGGCAGCAGGCATACTCTGCCTCGTTGTTCTCATCAAAACGGCCCGCAAACCTGAACGGGTGGAAGTGGCAGAACGCACCACAACTGTCCGCGTCATGAAGGCCCCGCAACTTGCCGTGATTCCGAGAGTTATAGGCTACGGCCACATTCAGGCCGGTCAGGAATGGCAGGCCGTGACCGAAGTCAGCGGGCAGATCGTAGAGATCAATCCCTATTTCAAGAAAGGCGCCCTGCTTGCCAAGGGCGACATGCTGGTCCGCATTGATCCGGCAAAACGCCTGACGGCCCGGCAGGCCTCCACGGCAGACGTGAACAACCTGCTGGCCCAATTGCGCGAACTGGAACAGACGGAAAGGGACACGAAACATTCCTATGAAGTGGAGAAAAAATCTCTGGACCTCTACCGAAAGGAATATGAACGCATGAAGCACCTCATGGCCTCCGGCACCATTGCCCGTTCCGAAATGGAAAGCACGGAACGCCAGTTACTCACGCAGGAAAACAAAGTACAGTCCTACCGCACCACACTGAATGGCATTCCCGCCCAGAGGCAGGCCCTTCTCGCCAGCATTTCGGCCAGTCGCAGCCGTCTTGAGGAAGCGGAAATAGACCTGGCCAAGACCTACATCCGAGCCCCCTTCGACTGTCGCATAACCGAAGTATCCGTTGAAAAAGGCCAAGCCGTGAATTCCGGCCAGACCATTGCCAAGGCTGACTCCATCGGGCTTTCCGAAGCCGTGGCGCAAATGCCCATGTATATGTTCCGCTACGTGGTGCCCAGAGGGGGCAACCCCATTGCGCAAGGCGAAAAGCTGACCACGGAAACCTTCCAGCGTTTTCTTTCGCTGGATGCCCTTGTGCGCATTGAACTGGGCAGCGACACGGTCTCGTGGAAAGGCCGTGTTACGCGCATGAACGACTCCATTGATCCGAACACCCGCACAGTCGGAGTATACGTGGCCGTGGATGACTCGTACATCAAGGCCGAACCCGGCAAGCGGCCGCCGCTGCTGCCCAACATGTTCTGCGAGGTGGAGCTGCGCGGCCATCCCATTGATCCCGCCGTCGCCATTCCCCGCTCGGCATTGCACGGCGACACCGTCTACGTGATGAACGCCGACAACCGTCTTGAACTGCGCAAAGTCACGGTGGATTTTCCGCAGGGGCACATTGTGGTGCTGCGCTCCGGCCTTGCGGAAGGAGAAACCATAGTACTGACGGACGTCATTCCCGCCATGGAGAACATGCTGCTCAACCCCGTCACCGACGAACAGGCGATTGAAACAATCACCCGGGAAGCTCTGGGCGAAGGGAGTGTCCGATGA
- a CDS encoding DUF3124 domain-containing protein encodes MGNMRAVHSRVMIVLSLLVALVFLVPAVRPAEAGRGRVVAEKWVSQTVYLPVYSSVFFGNQKKRTRLFNVAVTVSVRNTDASSPIEILGVRYVSSAGKTLRQYVKEPLVLPPLAAFELAVDESDEEAGVGGCFIIKWKAADAVSAPLMQSVMIGTQNSQGISFITEGRMVEGVRE; translated from the coding sequence ATGGGAAATATGCGTGCCGTGCATAGCCGGGTCATGATTGTTCTGAGTCTGCTTGTCGCGTTGGTGTTTCTGGTTCCCGCGGTCCGGCCTGCAGAGGCTGGCAGAGGCCGTGTGGTTGCCGAGAAATGGGTCTCGCAGACGGTTTATCTTCCCGTGTATTCAAGTGTTTTTTTCGGGAACCAGAAGAAACGCACCCGTCTGTTTAACGTTGCTGTTACGGTGAGTGTGCGGAATACAGATGCGTCCTCTCCCATTGAGATTCTGGGAGTCCGTTATGTCAGTTCTGCCGGCAAGACCTTGCGTCAGTATGTGAAAGAGCCGCTGGTTTTGCCTCCGCTGGCCGCTTTTGAGCTTGCGGTTGACGAATCTGATGAAGAGGCGGGGGTAGGCGGCTGTTTTATCATCAAGTGGAAGGCCGCAGATGCCGTGAGTGCGCCGCTCATGCAGTCTGTCATGATTGGAACGCAGAATTCGCAAGGTATTTCCTTCATTACGGAAGGCCGCATGGTGGAAGGGGTGCGGGAGTAG
- a CDS encoding LarC family nickel insertion protein produces MRSLYLDCSLGLGGDMLLAALHGLGADFAVLEGLFSDSGVAVEIRPETVTRQGVAGCSMSIRWEDGQPLRHLADLEDILNRLAVSPSVKEKSAKALRRLAEVEATVHGVAVESVHFHEVGAIDTLVDVVGAFWALEQMGVEEVVCSSLPWFTGTVQCEHGTMALPAPATLQLMQGKPVHPTAFTQEMVTPTGALLIDALVSRFAEGPTGTLLGSGLGYGTRDSGGGLRTFLLAQADAGKSNRAGAAEAVTLDTVVQLESNVDHLTGEEIGFCFESLMEAGALDVLYLPGIMKKNRAGGVLRVLCAPDMADAVQQAFFHHTHTLGIRRSRVERVTLQRHASRMETPLGEMEAKSYSLGGRQISRPEYEALVAFARKTGRSLPELRAMMSGGAGEEASDGDEDCNM; encoded by the coding sequence ATGCGATCGCTGTATCTTGATTGTTCCTTGGGCCTTGGCGGTGACATGCTGCTTGCCGCCCTGCACGGACTGGGTGCGGACTTTGCTGTACTTGAGGGATTATTCTCGGATTCAGGCGTCGCCGTGGAAATACGCCCCGAGACCGTCACACGGCAGGGAGTAGCAGGGTGTTCCATGAGTATTCGCTGGGAGGACGGGCAGCCGCTTCGACACCTTGCTGATCTTGAGGACATTCTGAACCGGCTGGCCGTTTCCCCTTCCGTCAAGGAGAAGAGTGCAAAGGCGTTGCGCCGACTTGCGGAGGTGGAAGCCACCGTGCATGGCGTTGCCGTTGAGTCTGTGCATTTTCACGAGGTAGGGGCCATTGATACGCTGGTGGATGTGGTCGGTGCTTTCTGGGCGCTGGAACAAATGGGCGTTGAAGAGGTGGTGTGTTCCTCATTGCCGTGGTTCACGGGAACGGTGCAATGCGAGCACGGCACCATGGCGCTGCCTGCACCCGCCACGTTGCAGCTCATGCAGGGCAAGCCAGTGCACCCCACCGCTTTTACGCAGGAGATGGTCACGCCTACCGGCGCGTTGCTCATAGATGCTCTGGTTTCACGGTTTGCCGAAGGACCGACGGGTACCTTGCTCGGGAGCGGGCTGGGGTATGGTACCCGCGATTCGGGAGGAGGGCTGCGTACGTTCCTGCTGGCGCAGGCGGACGCAGGCAAAAGCAATCGCGCGGGAGCTGCTGAGGCCGTGACGCTTGATACCGTCGTGCAGCTTGAGAGCAACGTGGACCATCTGACCGGCGAGGAAATCGGGTTCTGCTTTGAGTCGTTAATGGAGGCTGGCGCTCTGGATGTGCTCTATCTTCCCGGGATCATGAAAAAGAACAGGGCGGGCGGGGTACTTCGGGTGCTTTGTGCGCCGGACATGGCAGATGCCGTGCAACAGGCTTTCTTTCATCACACGCATACCCTCGGCATTCGTCGCAGTCGTGTGGAGCGGGTCACGCTGCAGCGGCATGCTTCCCGTATGGAAACACCGTTGGGCGAGATGGAGGCCAAATCCTATAGTCTGGGAGGTCGGCAGATTTCCCGTCCGGAATATGAGGCTCTGGTGGCTTTTGCCAGAAAAACGGGGCGGAGTCTGCCGGAGTTGCGGGCCATGATGTCTGGTGGGGCCGGGGAGGAAGCGTCTGACGGAGATGAGGACTGCAATATGTAG